The bacterium genome includes a window with the following:
- the ftsW gene encoding putative lipid II flippase FtsW: MHKQNIALLSVVFILIGIGIIMVFDTAAMVSISKFNNPFHFLARHLILAFIGLIFMFTSMNIRYEMLKKLGKPLLVLTIILLILVYFPYIGRAAGGARRWIRIGPLSMQPSELARLVMIIYVSNFLTRKQHNIKEFIKGFLPQMLVLGLVLALIIKNDLGSCVLIAGIVLTMMFISGANMKHLAIFFLSSLPAIYIAIRTFPYRMERIMVFLNPWDDPLGKGYQIIQSFYALGSGGWWGKGLGKGIQKLFYLPEAHTDFIFSIIGEELGFIGTLLIILLFTYIIWRGIIIAYHAPDLYGHLLAIGITVMIAYQVIINIGVVTGLLPTKGTTLPFISFGGSSLIVNMTAIGLLLNVSKEWE, from the coding sequence ATGCATAAACAGAATATTGCATTGCTATCTGTTGTCTTCATCCTTATTGGTATTGGAATCATAATGGTATTCGATACGGCAGCTATGGTTTCCATATCAAAATTTAACAATCCCTTTCATTTTCTTGCCCGTCATTTAATTCTGGCTTTTATAGGGCTTATATTTATGTTTACAAGTATGAATATCCGCTATGAGATGCTTAAAAAACTTGGGAAGCCTCTTTTGGTTCTAACAATTATTCTATTAATCCTTGTGTATTTTCCCTACATTGGCAGAGCTGCAGGAGGAGCCAGAAGATGGATTAGAATCGGCCCGTTAAGTATGCAGCCTTCAGAGCTTGCGAGACTTGTTATGATTATATATGTCTCTAATTTCTTAACCAGAAAACAGCATAATATTAAAGAATTCATAAAAGGTTTTCTCCCTCAAATGCTGGTATTGGGTTTAGTATTAGCTCTAATAATAAAAAACGATCTTGGATCATGTGTGCTTATTGCAGGAATTGTTTTGACAATGATGTTCATATCAGGAGCTAATATGAAGCATCTGGCAATCTTCTTTCTCTCATCGCTTCCAGCTATCTACATTGCAATTCGCACCTTTCCTTATCGTATGGAAAGAATAATGGTTTTTCTTAATCCATGGGATGATCCTCTGGGAAAAGGATATCAAATCATCCAATCCTTTTATGCATTAGGATCAGGAGGCTGGTGGGGAAAAGGACTTGGCAAAGGAATCCAGAAATTATTCTACCTGCCGGAGGCACATACAGACTTTATATTTTCAATAATTGGTGAAGAACTTGGATTCATAGGAACTTTGCTAATAATTCTGTTATTTACATACATAATATGGAGAGGCATTATTATAGCATATCATGCCCCTGACTTATACGGACATCTATTGGCAATTGGTATTACTGTAATGATTGCATATCAGGTTATAATAAACATTGGTGTTGTTACAGGACTCCTACCAACAAAGGGAACAACCCTTCCATTCATAAGCTTTGGAGGCTCTTCCCTAATTGTTAACATGACTGCCATTGGCTTATTACTTAATGTCAGCAAGGAATGGGAATGA